From Diospyros lotus cultivar Yz01 chromosome 4, ASM1463336v1, whole genome shotgun sequence, a single genomic window includes:
- the LOC127799061 gene encoding LOW QUALITY PROTEIN: protein SENSITIVE TO PROTON RHIZOTOXICITY 1-like (The sequence of the model RefSeq protein was modified relative to this genomic sequence to represent the inferred CDS: deleted 1 base in 1 codon; substituted 1 base at 1 genomic stop codon), producing the protein MDPLESLSAEAWTNPSSLGNKIPKVVPPGNQSNQSFTNFDLHQHQRNWVDYFVQDYDDRIDPQFLEFNQPSQSAPTVSRNPSNENRIPDQQDAALNEINDLGRIKDWDMTGMLNNLSFLEQKIRQLQELARIVVRQRWQAASPPDELAAQQQQLIAADVTSIIIQLISTAGSLLPSAKGNPLTDPSSISRFGQLRGFVFTPAPSLNGGGQSLNVNRNKVPKQLNQVDQIKSCKADQNFNQEHEKKDEEDGDGGENLPHGSYEILQLEKEEILAAHTQFCTICGKSFKRDANLRMHMRGHGDEYKTLAALVKPDKDPSSKPMLLKRYSCPYAGCKRNKDHKNFQPLKTILCVKNHFKRTHCDKSYACSRCNIKKFSVIADLRTHEKHCGREKWVCSCGTTFTRKDKLFGHIALFQGQGQCHTPAVPVDETSGSAAAPSDPPGESNESTNNLGLSELNFVSTVPIGVQNVVSVKGNVDDPPTLFSPLNEFCEFPQPSFQDLETPFSFLFSGSXNYPQKIIGQSATNNFQ; encoded by the exons ATGGATCCATTGGAGAGTCTATCTGCAGAAGCATGGACAAACCCTTCTTCCCTTGGCAATAAAATACCAAAAGTGGTGCCCCCTGGTAACCAGTCTAACCAGTCATTTACTAATTTCGATCTGCATCAGCATCAGCGGAACTGGGTAGATTATTTTGTTCAAGATTATGATGATAGAATTGATCCCCAATTCCTAGAATTCAACCAGCCTTCTCAAAGCGCACCTACAGTTTCTCGCAATCCCAGTAATGAGAACAGGATCCCAGATCAACAGGATGCTGCATTGAATGAGATTAATGATTTGGGTCGAATCAAAGATTGGGATATGACAGGAATGCTAAACAATCTATCGTTTCTGGAACAGAAGATCCGTCAACTCCAGGAGTTGGCGCGTATTGTTGTTCGCCAGAGATGGCAAGCTGCAAGTCCACCTGATGAACTTGCAGCTCAGCAGCAGCAGCTTATCGCTGCCGATGTTACTTCGATAATCATTCAACTGATCTCAACAGCTGGTAGTCTTCTCCCATCCGCAAAGGGAAACCCCTTGACTGATCCTTCTTCAATCAGCCGATTTGGGCAGCTTCGAGGATTCGTATTTACTCCTGCGCCCAGCTTAAATGGCGGTGGTCAGTCACTGAATGTTAATAGAAACAAAGTTCCTAAGCAGTTGAATCAGGTAGATCAGATCAAAAGCTGCAAGGCTGACCAAAACTTCAATCAAGAACAtgaaaaaaaagatgaagaagatggtgaTGGAGGAGAGAACCTTCCCCATGGTTCCTATGAAATCTTGCAactagagaaagaagaaattcTTGCAGCTCACACCCAGTTCTGTACAATATGTGGGAAGAGCTTTAAGAGGGATGCTAACCTGCGGATGCACATGAGAGGCCATGGCGATGAGTACAAAACCCTGGCAGCACTGGTAAAACCCGACAAGGACCCCAGCTCCAAGCCAATGCTCCTCAAGAGGTATTCCTGCCCGTACGCTGGCTGCAAGCGGAACAAAGATCACAAGAACTTTCAACCTCTGAAGACCATTTTGTGTGTTAAAAACCATTTCAAGAGGACACATTGTGACAAGAGTTATGCTTGCAGTAGATGCAACATCAAGAAATTCTCGGTCATTGCTGATCTTAGAACTCATGAGAAGCATTGTGGCAGGGAGAAATGGGTTTGTTCCTGTGGAACAACTTTCACAAGGAAAGACAAGCTTTTTGGCCACATTGCTCTTTTCCAGGGCCAGGGCCAGTGCCATACACCTGCTGTTCCCGTTGATGAGACAAGTGGATCAGCTGCCGCCCCATCTGATCCCCCCGGAGAAAGCAATGAATCTACAAACAACTTAGGACTTTCAGAACTCAACTTTGTCTCAACTGTCCCAATTGGAGTTCAAAATGTCGTGAGTGTGAAAGGAAATGTTGACGACCCACCTACTCTCTTCTCACCATTAAATGAATTCTGTGAATTTCCACAGCCTTCATTTCAAGATTTGGAAACTccattctcatttcttttttcagGATCATGAAATTAT CCCCAGAAGATAATAGGGCAATCAGCTACAAATAATTttcaataa